Proteins found in one Pyrus communis chromosome 15, drPyrComm1.1, whole genome shotgun sequence genomic segment:
- the LOC137717687 gene encoding protein PLASTID MOVEMENT IMPAIRED 1-RELATED 2-like: MLQKAESREDYSGGNSNNGELLRDIEELSKALYFHKSPPKVLLSSSDGRSKSAGKTRFLDSNPRFVGEDLLHKDKKSSSVWNWKKPLKALSHIGNRKFSCCFYLHVHSVEGLPLSFNNLSVCVHWKRKGEVLQTQSSKVVEGVAEFDESLMHRCSVYGSRNGPNHSVKYEEKLSLIYVSLSGAPGLDIGKHWVDLTRLLPLTFDELEGEKSGKWTTSFNLSGKARGANLNVSLGFLVMQDKLINVRANPNVPELLNTGPRRSSSLDGGATMLRPVGSLPRSVTPKPAFSSQSLDLKICREGLLNEGLELSKSIDFLCQTLDETRLSSVTESDCEHVPPLEPKTDINFSFAKGIEEYEDDDDTEFTIVEVGTEMSEMEELKSDQVPGHANDESEAVEIINVDEIINGYDIDLEEKTMIIPKEAHGSYVDEVVVDDRKHEHDNVCTQGSAMDEVESATHMLLISESADLDRPFSSGEFLEERNHTELKSTYKSSKTGKKSLSLDDVTESVSSDFLNILGMDCSMSSDSDAESPRERLLREFEKEALGSGNLFFDFDWKEEQPEIGSSVSPGSDSGDCFENSDLSLIIEAAEEEHKKSELLRRRKAKILEGLETEALMREWGLNEKDFRNSPRTFSGGFGSPIELRLEEPLLPPLGEGFGPYVRLKGGGILQSMNPSLFRNAKNGGNLVIHISNPVVIPAVMGFDVIQILQHLAMVGDTLHECVSKLMPLEDITGKTIQQVAWEAAAAARNIVVSERFEQILYRGRQDEGFPSSWSCHNLSSAELGCSEMGSDYVSLEYLAPLAMGKIEALAVEGLRIQSCISSGEAPPSIYPQSGGLQLCGFGDRVVDVEGLIALSLPLDEWLRLDAKIISDEDHSRERLLKILAAHHAKYTDLVDGNLTQETNCGGLSGRNCGLLGDNLTIALMVQLRDPFRNHEPVGVPMIALIQVERVLANLMPEVSSVLLNDSKENEHDESVFDEIGDMRKGETNEGDEGCNPQFKIIDVHLAGVDAAPGNRRLWGTTTQLHSGSRWLLGAGMGKTASFPVSNSKAIVRSSTPVSAKHQRDFLWSISSDFQGTGATWKDLIAPHVRNPNVIFPNESIKPHT, from the exons ATGTTGCAGAAAGCTGAGAGTAGGGAAGATTACAGTGGTGGGAATTCCAACAATGGTGAGTTGTTGCGTGACATTGAAGAACTAAGCAAAGCCCTTTACTTTCATAAATCCCCACCGAAGGTTTTGCTTTCCTCTTCTGATGGAAGATCCAAATCTGCTGGGAAAACCCGTTTTTTGGATTCGAACCCGAGATTTGTTGGGGAAGATTTGTTGCACAAGGACAAGAAATCGTCTTCGGTGTGGAATTGGAAGAAGCCCTTGAAGGCTCTCAGTCATATCGGGAATCGGAAatttagttgttgtttttacCTTCATGTGCATTCTGTTGAAGGGTTGCCTCTGAGTTTTAATAATCTTAGTGTATGTGTGCATTGGAAGAGGAAGGGTGAGGTGCTGCAGACTCAGTCTTCGAAGGTTGTGGAAGGCGTAGCTGAATTTGATGAAAGTTTGATGCATAGGTGTTCTGTGTATGGAAGTAGAAATGGCCCAAACCATTCGGTTAAGTATGAGGAGAAGCTGTCGTTGATCTACGTTTCTTTGAGTGGGGCGCCAGGGCTTGACATCGGGAAACACTGGGTTGATCTTACGAGGCTGTTACCACTTACTTTTGACGAGTTGGAGGGGGAAAAGAGTGGTAAATGGACAACAAGCTTTAACCTTTCAGGCAAGGCTAGAGGTGCTAATCTAAATGTTAGTTTGGGATTTCTGGTGATGCAGGATAAGTTAATTAATGTGAGGGCTAATCCAAATGTTCCTGAGCTTCTGAACACAGGGCCAAGGAGGTCAAGTTCGTTGGACGGTGGAGCTACAATGCTTCGCCCAGTTGGGAGTTTGCCACGTAGTGTAACTCCCAAGCCTGCCTTCTCATCTCAGTCTCTTGATTTGAAGATTTGTCGCGAAGGACTGCTGAATGAAGGGTTGGAGCTCTCCAAGTCAATTGATTTCTTGTGTCAGACACTTGATGAGACGAGATTGAGCAGTGTAACAGAGTCAGATTGTGAACATGTGCCGCCACTTGAACCTAAAACTGATATAAACTTTTCGTTTGCTAAAGgaattgaagaatatgaggATGATGACGATACTGAATTTACCATTGTAGAAGTGGGGACAGAAATGTCTGAGATGGAAGAGTTAAAATCTGATCAAGTTCCCGGTCATGCTAATGATGAGTCAGAAGCAGTTGAAATTATCAATGTGGATGAGATTATTAATGGTTATGACATAGACCTCGAGGAGAAGACTATGATTATTCCAAAGGAAGCCCATGGTAGTTATGTGGACGAGGTTGTGGTGGATGACCGCAAACATGAACATGATAATGTATGCACCCAGGGATCAGCCATGGATGAGGTGGAGTCTGCAACTCACATGCTCTTGATTTCAGAATCAGCAGATTTGGATCGGCCATTTTCTTCGGGAGAGTTTCTTGAGGAAAGGAACCACACGGAACTTAAGTCGACTTACAAATCAAGTAAAACAGGTAAAAAATCACTTAGTTTGGACGATGTAACTGAATCCGTGTCAAGTGATTTCTTAAACATCCTTGGTATGGACTGTAGCATGAGTTCTGATAGTGATGCCGAGTCTCCTAGAGAACGTCTTTTACGAGAGTTTGAAAAAGAGGCTCTGGGTTCGGGAAACttattttttgattttgattggaAGGAAGAGCAGCCCGAAATTGGATCCTCTGTTTCACCAGGTTCTGATTCTGGAGATTGCTTTGAGAATTCTGATTTGTCATTGATTATTGAAGCCGCTGAAGAAGAGCACAAGAAAAGTGAGCTATTAAGAAGAAGGAAGGCCAAAATTCTTGAAGGCTTGGAGACTGAAGCTTTGATGCGAGAATGGGGATTAAATGAAAAGGACTTTCGGAATTCTCCTCGTACCTTCTCTGGTGGATTCGGCAGTCCAATTGAGCTCCGCCTTGAAGAGCCACTCCTACCTCCACTCGGAGAAGGCTTTGGTCCTTACGTTCGGTTGAAGGGTGGAGGCATTTTGCAGTCTATGAATCCTTCACTTTTCAGAAATGCTAAAAACGGTGGGAACTTGGTGATTCATATTTCTAATCCCGTTGTTATACCAGCAGTAATGGGTTTTGATGTTATCCAGATACTGCAGCATCTGGCAATGGTTGGAGATACGCTGCATGAGTGTGTGAGTAAACTAATGCCTTTGGAAGATATTACAGGGAAGACAATACAACAAGTAGCCTGGGAGGCAGCGGCTGCAGCGCGTAACATAGTGGTGTCTGAGAG GTTTGAGCAGATTTTATATCGTGGGAGGCAGGATGAAGGATTTCCTTCTAGTTGGAGTTGTCATAACCTGAGTTCTGCCGAATTGGGATGTAGTGAGATGGGGTCGGACTACGTATCTCTAGAGTATCTTGCCCCTTTGGCAATGGGAAAAATTGAAGCTCTTGCAGTGGAAGGGTTAAGAATCCAGTCCTGCATTTCAAGCGGGGAGGCACCTCCAAGTATATATCCTCAGTCTGGAGGTTTGCAACTATGCGGTTTTGGAGACCGTGTTGTTGATGTTGAGGGATTAATTGCTCTGTCTTTACCATTGGACGAGTGGCTGAGGCTAGATGCTAAAATCATTAGTGATGAAGATCACAGCAGAGAGCGATTGTTGAAAATCCTTGCTGCCCATCATGCCAAGTACACAGATTTGGTTGATGGAAATTTGACACAAGAAACAAACTGCGGTGGTTTATCCGGTAGGAACTGTGGACTTTTGGGGGACAACCTCACAATTGCTCTCATGGTGCAGCTTAGAGATCCCTTTCGAAACCATGAACCAGTGGGTGTTCCAATGATTGCTCTAATTCAAGTGGAGAGAGTTTTGGCCAATTTAATGCCAGAGGTGTCAAGTGTGCTGTTAAACGATAGCAAAGAGAACGAACACGATGAGTCAGTCTTTGACGAGATTGGGGACATGAGAAAAGGGGAGACAAATGAAGGAGATGAAGGATGCAATCCTCAGTTTAAAATCATCGACGTCCATCTTGCAGGAGTGGATGCTGCGCCTGGAAACAGGCGGCTTTGGGGTACCACAACCCAACTGCATTCTGGCTCCCGATGGTTGCTTGGCGCTGGCATGGGTAAGACCGCTAGTTTTCCAGTCTCGAACTCCAAAGCCATTGTAAGATCATCCACACCAGTTTCAGCAAAACATCAAAGGGATTTTCTATGGAGCATTTCCTCTGATTTTCAAGGAACAGGAGCTACCTGGAAGGATTTGATAGCTCCACATGTTCGAAACCCGAATGTTATATTTCCGAATGAAAGCATCAAACCACACACATAA
- the LOC137716780 gene encoding probable WRKY transcription factor 50 — MSGGNFRSVESPETNDFSGNLNFEFSEYLMIRKWLDEDPSFVGSEFSVQNSGFRANEVGESGARSSQPGGSTSRGENGSSRERQEAGDRVAFKTKSEVEILDDGFRWRKYGKKMVKSSPNPRNYYKCSIGGCHVKKRVERDREDPRFVITTYDGVHNHPSL, encoded by the exons ATGTCTGGTGGCAACTTCAGGTCAGTAGAGTCACCTGAGACTAATGACTTTTCCGGCAacttgaattttgagttttcgGAGTACTTGATGATCCGCAAGTGGCTGGATGAGGATCCGAGTTTCGTAGGTTCGGAGTTTTCTGTCCAGAATTCGGGTTTTCGAGCGAATGAAGTTGGTGAGTCTGGTGCAAGAAGCAGCCAACCTGGAGGGTCTACTAGCA GAGGAGAGAATGGAAGCAGCCGGGAGAGGCAGGAAGCTGGAGACAGAGTTGCattcaaaacaaaatcagaGGTTGAAATATTGGATGATGGGTTCAGGTGGAGGAAGTATGGTAAAAAGATGGTGAAAAGCAGCCCTAATCCAAG AAATTACTACAAGTGTTCAATTGGAGGGTGCCACGTGAAAAAAAGAGTTGAGAGAGATAGGGAGGATCCAAGGTTTGTAATTACAACTTATGATGGAGTCCATAATCATCCAAGCCTCTAA